From Campylobacter pinnipediorum subsp. caledonicus:
ATCTAAAATTTGGAGACTTGGCAGATATCTTACCTGAATGTGCTGTCATTTTTAATGATACAAAAGTTATAAAAGCAAGAATCATAGGCAAAAAACAAAGTGGTGGTCAAACAGAAATAATGCTAAATCAACCACTTGGTGATGGTAAATTTAGTGCATACATAAGAGGCAAAGTAAATCAAGGAAGCATGCTAATCTTTGATAACGATATAAATGCGGAAGTCTTAAAGCTAAATGATGATGGAACAAGAGTGGTTAGTTTTTTAAAATCAAATAAAAAATTAGACACAAATGAGATATTTAAAGAGCTAGAAATTATAGGACATATACCTCTACCTCCATATATAAAAAGACCAGATACAAAAGAAGATGAAAGCTGGTATCAAAGCATATTTGCACAAAATTCTGGTGCAGTTGCAGCACCAACAGCAAGTCTTCACTTTTCTAATGAAATGCTTGAAAAAATAAAAAAAGCGCACAAAACATCATATATAACTCTTCATGTTGGGGCTGGAACATTTAAAGGTGTTGAAAGCGAAAATATAAATGAGCACAAAATGCATAGTGAGTTTTTTAGTATACCACAAGCAACACTAGACATAATAAACTCAAACACACCTATATTAGGTGTTGGAACAACTGTAACTAGAT
This genomic window contains:
- the queA gene encoding tRNA preQ1(34) S-adenosylmethionine ribosyltransferase-isomerase QueA — translated: MNDINALSSYDYNLPNELIANEPIMPKEDAKLLVYHKNSKKIQHLKFGDLADILPECAVIFNDTKVIKARIIGKKQSGGQTEIMLNQPLGDGKFSAYIRGKVNQGSMLIFDNDINAEVLKLNDDGTRVVSFLKSNKKLDTNEIFKELEIIGHIPLPPYIKRPDTKEDESWYQSIFAQNSGAVAAPTASLHFSNEMLEKIKKAHKTSYITLHVGAGTFKGVESENINEHKMHSEFFSIPQATLDIINSNTPILGVGTTVTRCIEEYARSKKESGFCNLFLNLNNPPIRQQYLLTNFHLPKSTLIMLVSSFIGLDETMEIYKTAIENKYRFYSYGDGMIII